A window of Cloacibacillus sp. An23 contains these coding sequences:
- a CDS encoding fumarate hydratase: MLGYDEIVEKTAETLVKASTVFRPDQIAAYKNAIEKEDSSYAKWVLNNILENAEIAESRVFPLCDDTGIPHLFVEIGDECDVPHGFFRAVEEGVAAGLRKLPGRPMAVLGNDEERISQCRGLSDDSGALLPAPIQIRRTSGKDIKLTVMMYGGGPEIRGKTLRVFHKHSLDTVVNEMIAWGKEGAKLLGCLPCVLVFGIGRSNYEAAALCVEAMAKGNFLVQSPLERRITDVVNEAGYGALGLGGKTTVLGTFVKVGPQRASGIRVVSMRLGCCFDPRRAEYTFQA, from the coding sequence ATGCTAGGATACGACGAAATTGTAGAGAAAACAGCAGAGACATTGGTTAAGGCAAGTACTGTTTTTCGCCCTGACCAGATAGCCGCTTATAAGAACGCTATCGAAAAAGAAGACAGCAGCTATGCGAAGTGGGTGTTAAACAATATACTCGAGAATGCCGAAATAGCAGAATCGAGAGTTTTTCCGCTGTGCGACGACACCGGCATACCGCATCTTTTTGTAGAAATAGGCGATGAATGCGACGTGCCGCACGGTTTTTTTCGTGCCGTTGAAGAAGGTGTAGCGGCGGGGTTGCGAAAATTGCCGGGGCGTCCGATGGCTGTGCTTGGGAACGACGAAGAACGTATCAGCCAGTGCCGCGGACTGTCCGATGATTCAGGAGCGTTGCTGCCCGCACCTATCCAGATAAGGCGCACGTCGGGAAAAGATATTAAGCTGACCGTTATGATGTATGGCGGAGGGCCCGAAATCAGAGGTAAAACCCTTCGTGTTTTTCATAAACACTCATTGGATACGGTAGTCAATGAAATGATTGCGTGGGGCAAAGAGGGGGCAAAACTGCTGGGATGTCTGCCTTGCGTGCTCGTGTTCGGTATAGGGCGTTCAAATTATGAAGCGGCGGCGCTCTGTGTGGAAGCAATGGCAAAAGGTAATTTCCTCGTCCAGTCTCCCCTTGAGCGCAGAATAACAGATGTCGTTAATGAAGCTGGATATGGCGCGTTGGGACTCGGCGGCAAAACGACTGTGTTGGGTACTTTCGTCAAAGTCGGGCCTCAGAGGGCGAGCGGAATCCGCGTTGTATCTATGCGGCTTGGATGCTGTTTTGATCCGCGCCGCGCAGAATATACATTTCAAGCGTAA
- a CDS encoding IclR family transcriptional regulator — MQTKQTESGTQAIQRALSILNCFVRETDSLSLAKISKLVGIPYSTASRIVGILEQESFLIRDKHTKRYSLGRRIYVLGYCAKQSDFLRKVIYSYLQKLRDEFEETAVIYIREDNYRVCLEKVSAFHSFKFSPAIGSRYVLWAGAGGRGFLAYASPQEQDSFINDSRNLTTFTNTDKKSIMKELYNLCKNGYAYCVNEYQEGFSSISGPIIDGDNNLLCTIAVTGPTSRFTPSIINGLKTRIPEYCLEISSTFGWNAETNQTNCLFPSPSLDYIMQCLN; from the coding sequence ATGCAGACAAAACAAACTGAATCGGGTACTCAAGCTATACAGCGTGCGCTGTCAATACTGAATTGCTTTGTAAGAGAGACTGACTCCTTGTCTCTCGCGAAAATATCAAAGCTAGTTGGCATACCATATTCAACAGCATCAAGAATTGTTGGCATATTAGAACAAGAATCATTTTTAATAAGAGATAAGCATACTAAACGGTATAGTTTAGGACGCCGTATATACGTGCTTGGATACTGTGCCAAACAAAGTGACTTTTTAAGAAAAGTTATTTACTCTTATTTGCAAAAATTAAGAGATGAATTTGAAGAAACTGCTGTAATATATATACGTGAAGACAACTACAGGGTATGCTTAGAAAAAGTTTCTGCCTTCCACAGCTTTAAATTTTCCCCAGCTATAGGAAGTAGATATGTTCTATGGGCAGGCGCTGGTGGCAGAGGATTCTTGGCATATGCTAGCCCACAAGAACAAGATTCTTTTATTAATGACTCTAGAAACTTGACAACTTTTACCAATACAGATAAAAAAAGTATTATGAAAGAACTCTACAATCTATGCAAAAATGGATATGCGTATTGTGTTAATGAATATCAGGAAGGATTTTCTTCCATTAGTGGACCTATTATAGATGGTGACAATAATTTATTGTGCACTATTGCTGTTACTGGACCGACATCTAGATTTACCCCATCAATTATTAATGGTTTAAAAACAAGAATACCGGAATATTGTTTGGAAATATCATCAACATTTGGGTGGAATGCGGAGACAAATCAAACAAACTGCTTATTTCCTAGCCCATCTTTAGATTATATCATGCAATGTCTCAACTAA
- a CDS encoding 4Fe-4S binding protein, which yields MIKVDVSKCVGCKACEKVCPSGAIKVIDGKAVVNDNCVHCVTCIKYCKLNALSEDAVSEQTLLCRNCGVRCRIPEGKQGACKRFRNENGQLVLVRPLQIPVNTSIPAEKIAIMKPVVSAVGAGAAYPDYKPAPYIVTEKRDNLDVVTVVTEAPVSYSSMMVKIDTNAHVGDEGALVRRDGRVVGIVTTEQYGSHILILGGVNKVKGPDGMFVVKTMAELGNREKVCLTVDKGCSLELRVGDHPVINGVVDDKMRVGCGGACCGLFARSLAPLIDEAIILDHHITGLFTKHPAGAELKPYSGVTPVGRLATNGRYFFEHGDGWGGTNIKDPIEAIKEIDMNIAKPGMKILVAETTWRKIALFEVSEDGKPVPVEIPAELEEFRNMAAGCCEDSRVSAMYYAGVGGSARAGVTVDPIQITKAVHRGDANLTIAGAPTYIMPGGGITFLADVEKMIDHPFNYTASPAVLAPIEYTMTVENYKKIKGHVHAMRTKEDVIKEGRFEFTELKD from the coding sequence GTGATAAAAGTTGATGTTTCGAAATGTGTCGGGTGCAAAGCATGCGAAAAGGTCTGTCCGTCCGGCGCAATAAAAGTGATAGACGGCAAAGCCGTAGTAAACGATAACTGCGTGCACTGCGTCACATGCATTAAGTATTGTAAACTGAACGCTCTTTCTGAAGACGCCGTCAGCGAACAGACTTTACTGTGCCGCAACTGCGGAGTCCGCTGCCGCATACCTGAGGGGAAGCAGGGCGCGTGCAAGAGATTCCGTAATGAAAACGGTCAGCTGGTGCTCGTAAGACCTTTACAGATTCCTGTCAATACATCAATACCGGCAGAAAAGATCGCCATAATGAAACCGGTTGTGTCTGCTGTCGGCGCTGGAGCAGCCTATCCGGATTACAAACCTGCTCCATATATAGTAACCGAAAAACGCGATAACCTGGACGTCGTCACGGTTGTTACCGAAGCCCCTGTCTCTTACAGCTCTATGATGGTGAAAATTGACACCAACGCCCACGTAGGCGACGAAGGAGCGTTGGTCCGCCGTGACGGAAGAGTCGTCGGTATAGTTACCACCGAACAATACGGCTCTCATATTCTTATTTTAGGTGGAGTCAATAAAGTAAAAGGTCCTGATGGAATGTTCGTCGTAAAGACGATGGCTGAGCTTGGCAACAGGGAGAAAGTCTGCCTGACTGTAGACAAAGGCTGCTCGTTAGAGCTGCGTGTCGGCGACCATCCCGTCATCAACGGCGTTGTAGACGATAAAATGCGCGTCGGATGCGGCGGAGCATGCTGCGGATTGTTTGCCCGGTCGCTGGCTCCTCTTATTGACGAAGCCATTATTCTGGACCACCACATCACCGGCCTCTTTACAAAACATCCGGCCGGCGCCGAATTAAAGCCTTACAGCGGCGTTACGCCGGTCGGCCGTTTAGCGACGAACGGGCGTTATTTCTTTGAACACGGCGACGGATGGGGCGGCACGAATATCAAAGATCCGATCGAAGCGATCAAAGAAATAGACATGAATATAGCCAAACCCGGTATGAAAATACTGGTCGCTGAGACCACATGGCGTAAAATCGCGCTCTTTGAGGTCTCTGAAGACGGTAAGCCCGTGCCGGTAGAAATTCCGGCAGAGCTTGAAGAATTCCGTAATATGGCTGCCGGCTGCTGCGAAGACAGCCGCGTATCGGCCATGTACTACGCCGGAGTCGGCGGCAGCGCGCGCGCCGGCGTAACGGTAGACCCGATACAGATCACCAAGGCGGTCCACCGCGGCGACGCAAACCTCACCATAGCCGGAGCGCCGACGTATATTATGCCCGGAGGCGGAATAACCTTCCTGGCCGACGTTGAAAAAATGATAGATCATCCGTTTAACTATACGGCTTCGCCCGCCGTCCTGGCGCCCATCGAATATACGATGACTGTTGAAAATTACAAGAAAATAAAAGGTCACGTGCATGCTATGCGCACGAAAGAAGACGTTATAAAAGAAGGTCGTTTTGAGTTTACTGAATTAAAAGACTAA
- a CDS encoding double-cubane-cluster-containing anaerobic reductase: MSNIEKIDAILEEMSEAVRNGPVRIKELKEAGVPVVGTYCTFTPWELVNAVGGVAVSLCSTSDKPISAAEKHLPRNLCPLIKSSYGFALTDTCPYFHFCDIVIGETTCDGKKKMYELLNELRPTHVMQLPQDPKHEMSRELWKHEIIKLKKVLEERFGVEITDEKLRKSIELRNSMQAAAMRFYDTATLPVPMVGGKEIMLVSDFLKFTFDYEKSVAKVNELVDAILEAYANGLCRKDISSHRILITGCPMGKSLEKVVDAIENSESPSLVVGFENCGNIKGFCRKVREDIDPIDALTEKYLSIPCSVMSPNDERISLIREYVKKYKADAVVDVILQACHTYNVESYNIRRFLAEEGVPYIAVETDYSQGDVGQLATRFGAFTEML, encoded by the coding sequence ATGAGCAATATTGAAAAAATAGACGCGATATTAGAAGAAATGAGCGAAGCGGTGCGCAACGGCCCGGTGCGCATAAAAGAACTGAAAGAGGCGGGAGTACCCGTCGTCGGCACCTACTGCACCTTCACGCCGTGGGAGCTGGTCAACGCCGTCGGAGGCGTCGCCGTCTCGCTTTGCAGCACGAGCGACAAACCTATATCGGCGGCGGAAAAACACCTGCCGCGCAACCTCTGCCCGCTAATCAAGTCGAGCTACGGCTTCGCGCTCACCGACACATGCCCGTACTTCCACTTCTGCGACATAGTCATAGGAGAGACCACCTGCGACGGCAAGAAAAAAATGTACGAGCTGCTGAACGAGCTGCGCCCGACCCACGTCATGCAGCTGCCGCAGGACCCGAAGCACGAAATGAGCCGCGAGCTCTGGAAACATGAGATAATCAAGCTCAAGAAAGTCCTCGAAGAACGCTTCGGCGTCGAGATAACAGACGAGAAGCTCCGCAAATCCATAGAGCTGCGCAACTCAATGCAGGCGGCCGCGATGCGCTTCTACGACACGGCGACGCTCCCCGTCCCGATGGTCGGCGGCAAAGAGATAATGCTCGTCTCCGACTTCCTCAAATTCACCTTCGACTACGAAAAGAGCGTAGCCAAGGTAAACGAGCTCGTTGACGCTATACTCGAAGCCTACGCCAACGGCCTCTGCCGCAAAGACATATCCTCGCACCGCATACTCATAACGGGCTGCCCGATGGGCAAATCGCTCGAAAAAGTCGTAGACGCGATAGAAAACTCCGAAAGCCCTTCGCTCGTTGTCGGCTTCGAAAACTGCGGAAACATCAAGGGGTTCTGCCGCAAAGTGCGCGAAGACATAGACCCGATAGACGCGCTCACGGAAAAATACCTCTCCATCCCATGCTCCGTCATGTCCCCCAACGACGAACGCATCTCGCTCATCCGCGAATACGTCAAAAAATACAAGGCCGACGCCGTGGTTGACGTGATACTCCAGGCATGCCACACCTACAACGTCGAAAGCTACAACATAAGACGCTTCCTCGCCGAAGAAGGCGTGCCCTACATAGCGGTCGAGACCGACTACTCGCAGGGCGACGTCGGACAGCTCGCGACACGCTTCGGCGCCTTCACGGAGATGCTGTAA
- a CDS encoding acyl-CoA dehydratase activase has protein sequence MANVGLDIGSTATKCVLWNGARFVYYITPTGWDLNESAEKAVRQVCRRGHILKRDDVHITVTGYGRNIFDADHRVTEITCHAAGAHRLAPEATTVLDIGGQDSKVIKIDENGKVLDFLMNDKCAAGTGRFLQSMAAHLGCKLADFCSIPEDTELQPINNMCTVFAESEVIGLLAKGVDKNSICLGLLDSVAQRAANLLSRVSDGGEICFTGGCAQNRLLARLIEQKTGRRVITPEKAQFAGAIGAAVIEERSR, from the coding sequence ATGGCGAACGTAGGCCTGGACATCGGCTCGACGGCGACCAAATGCGTGCTCTGGAACGGCGCGCGCTTCGTCTACTACATAACTCCGACCGGATGGGATCTCAATGAAAGCGCAGAAAAAGCCGTGCGCCAGGTATGCCGCCGCGGGCACATACTCAAGCGCGACGACGTACACATCACCGTCACCGGCTACGGACGCAACATCTTCGACGCCGACCACCGCGTCACCGAGATAACATGCCACGCCGCGGGGGCCCACCGGCTCGCGCCAGAGGCGACCACAGTGCTCGACATAGGCGGACAGGACTCGAAAGTCATAAAAATAGACGAAAACGGCAAAGTCCTCGACTTCCTGATGAACGACAAATGCGCGGCCGGCACCGGCCGATTCCTTCAAAGCATGGCGGCCCACCTCGGCTGCAAGCTCGCGGACTTCTGCTCCATCCCCGAAGATACGGAACTCCAGCCCATCAACAACATGTGCACCGTCTTCGCCGAGTCCGAAGTCATCGGCCTCCTCGCCAAAGGCGTGGACAAAAACTCGATATGCCTCGGCCTGCTCGACTCCGTGGCGCAGAGAGCCGCGAACCTCCTGTCGAGAGTCTCCGACGGCGGCGAAATCTGCTTCACCGGAGGCTGCGCCCAGAACCGCCTGCTCGCCCGCCTGATAGAACAAAAAACCGGCCGCCGGGTGATAACCCCGGAAAAAGCGCAGTTCGCCGGCGCGATAGGCGCCGCGGTGATAGAAGAGCGCAGCCGGTAA
- a CDS encoding fumarate hydratase C-terminal domain-containing protein, with protein MSIRIQMPVGDDIIKDLHIYDMVEICGPIFAGRDAVLPKVVACIKNGTCEKNGIHLKGSAVFHTAVSPAGIGPTSSNKLEIEGSIPALSKAGVKMHIGKGSLKKETAEALKENNSIFLVTPPNTALLTATIKSKRVVAFPEEGMEALYEIDVERFPAIVAIAHGESIYD; from the coding sequence ATGAGCATAAGAATACAGATGCCTGTAGGCGATGATATTATTAAAGATTTACATATTTATGACATGGTAGAAATCTGTGGCCCGATTTTTGCAGGACGGGATGCAGTGTTACCTAAGGTTGTAGCATGTATTAAAAATGGAACGTGTGAAAAAAATGGCATTCACTTGAAAGGGTCTGCTGTTTTTCATACGGCGGTCAGCCCGGCCGGTATCGGTCCTACTTCAAGCAACAAATTGGAGATTGAAGGAAGTATCCCCGCTCTTTCTAAAGCCGGAGTAAAGATGCATATAGGGAAGGGAAGTCTGAAGAAGGAAACCGCTGAAGCTCTGAAAGAGAATAATTCTATTTTTCTTGTTACTCCTCCCAATACTGCTCTTCTGACTGCAACAATAAAAAGTAAACGCGTCGTTGCGTTTCCTGAAGAGGGAATGGAAGCCCTCTACGAAATTGATGTCGAACGATTCCCGGCGATAGTGGCCATTGCGCACGGCGAGTCGATTTATGATTAA
- a CDS encoding ABC transporter ATP-binding protein: MAEAFKMTPLIETKNLRKEFVLDGGGKLEAIADASIAVGGKEFVCLLGPSGCGKSTWLRVVAGLEAATSGEVLYKGAPVTGPGKERGMVFQEYSLLPWRTVADNVALGPEFAGMEAKRRREVAMDYLARVGLEKFADAKPHELSGGMRQRAAIARALANNPEVLLMDEPFGALDAHTRVLLQRELLRIWEQDRKTVVFVTHSVDEALYLADRIVVMTAHPGRVLEEIEVPFERPRSRATKGYGEMAERILELLELNQK, encoded by the coding sequence GTGGCAGAGGCTTTCAAGATGACGCCGCTCATCGAGACTAAAAATCTGCGCAAAGAGTTCGTCCTGGACGGCGGCGGAAAGCTCGAGGCGATTGCGGACGCCAGCATCGCGGTCGGCGGCAAAGAATTCGTCTGCCTGCTCGGCCCGTCCGGCTGCGGCAAGTCCACCTGGCTGCGCGTAGTCGCGGGACTCGAGGCCGCAACGTCCGGCGAAGTATTATACAAGGGCGCGCCCGTGACTGGGCCGGGCAAAGAGCGCGGCATGGTCTTTCAGGAATACTCGCTCCTGCCGTGGCGCACTGTCGCCGACAACGTGGCGCTGGGCCCCGAGTTCGCCGGCATGGAGGCGAAACGCCGCCGTGAGGTCGCGATGGACTACCTCGCGCGCGTGGGGCTTGAAAAGTTCGCGGACGCGAAACCGCACGAGCTTTCCGGCGGTATGCGCCAGCGTGCAGCCATCGCGCGAGCCCTGGCCAACAACCCCGAAGTGCTGCTCATGGACGAGCCCTTCGGCGCTCTCGACGCGCACACGCGCGTACTGCTCCAGCGCGAGCTGCTCAGGATATGGGAGCAGGACAGAAAAACGGTCGTCTTCGTCACGCACAGCGTGGACGAGGCGCTATATCTCGCGGACAGGATAGTCGTCATGACCGCTCATCCCGGCCGCGTGCTTGAAGAAATAGAAGTCCCGTTCGAGCGTCCGCGCAGCCGCGCGACGAAGGGATACGGCGAAATGGCGGAGCGGATTCTCGAACTTTTGGAACTGAATCAGAAATAA
- a CDS encoding amidohydrolase family protein: protein MKIFKNGTVVTGDGKTVLEKANVIEVDGLVADVNLYYDENIEAYAEEVVDCTGKCVMPGMINHHQHGVTFGVMFASGCVNYGRDFILDHLDRSLLQGHTTVLNVDGFATMDEVQETQKCHPIRIKTATTHAPINYHAGEICDGKGFLPKHKAMTVEKMLADGAVCIGEVGGGHTLGGGGQDYLYIPRAVKELKGKDIDYLQARAMKLSVLGRYIEESYYDRDRVAAALKEAKLDSFLTPEETRDIVYKTTLASVKVALDGYREAAVLAKRYNVPLMIHNAPTSKYIVHEIAKMGLNTLICCHSNYLFTTEECVENGRYLKQFPGVILDAAVHDPWGAKHLVATPDNLYAFYENDLIDIISTDFAAGHSDSMLEAIQHAALEKKLVSLAKAVRQGTSRVTEVLPLLAPNLGELKKGYTADIVVTEYPQLKNVERVYIGGKLVAKDGKVIR, encoded by the coding sequence ATGAAGATATTTAAGAACGGTACTGTCGTTACCGGAGACGGGAAGACAGTCCTGGAGAAGGCCAATGTTATTGAAGTCGATGGACTGGTCGCCGATGTTAATCTGTATTATGACGAAAATATTGAAGCATATGCAGAAGAAGTAGTGGACTGCACGGGCAAATGCGTTATGCCCGGAATGATCAACCATCATCAGCACGGCGTTACGTTTGGCGTCATGTTTGCCAGCGGCTGTGTAAACTACGGGCGCGACTTTATTTTGGACCATCTCGACAGAAGTCTTTTACAGGGCCATACTACCGTACTTAACGTCGACGGTTTTGCGACGATGGACGAGGTGCAGGAAACGCAGAAATGCCACCCCATCCGCATTAAGACGGCGACGACCCATGCTCCGATTAATTATCACGCAGGAGAGATCTGCGACGGTAAAGGATTCCTTCCGAAGCACAAAGCGATGACTGTAGAAAAAATGCTCGCTGACGGCGCGGTCTGCATCGGCGAAGTCGGCGGCGGTCATACTCTCGGCGGCGGCGGTCAGGACTATCTATACATCCCGCGCGCAGTGAAAGAGCTCAAGGGTAAGGATATAGACTATCTCCAGGCGAGGGCCATGAAGCTCTCCGTCCTCGGACGTTATATTGAAGAATCGTACTACGACAGGGATCGTGTGGCGGCGGCGCTGAAGGAAGCCAAGCTGGACAGCTTCCTCACTCCCGAAGAGACGCGCGATATTGTTTACAAGACGACGCTTGCGTCAGTCAAGGTAGCCCTTGACGGTTATCGCGAAGCTGCTGTGCTTGCAAAGCGCTATAACGTTCCGCTGATGATACACAATGCTCCTACATCAAAATATATCGTGCATGAAATAGCGAAGATGGGGCTCAACACGCTTATCTGCTGCCACTCGAACTATCTGTTCACAACGGAAGAGTGCGTGGAAAACGGGCGTTACCTGAAGCAGTTCCCTGGCGTAATTCTCGATGCAGCAGTGCATGATCCGTGGGGAGCCAAGCACCTCGTCGCTACGCCGGACAATCTCTATGCGTTCTACGAGAACGACCTGATAGACATTATTTCCACCGACTTTGCCGCCGGCCACAGCGATTCAATGCTCGAAGCGATCCAGCACGCGGCTCTTGAGAAGAAGCTGGTAAGCCTTGCCAAGGCGGTCAGACAGGGAACCTCGCGCGTGACGGAAGTCCTGCCTCTTCTTGCTCCTAACCTCGGCGAGCTCAAGAAAGGCTACACTGCCGACATCGTGGTAACCGAATATCCGCAGCTGAAAAATGTAGAGAGAGTATACATCGGCGGCAAGCTCGTCGCGAAAGACGGTAAAGTTATTCGTTAA
- a CDS encoding methylaspartate ammonia-lyase, translated as MKVKKVLCAEGLTGFYMDDKEAIKAGAKSDGFVYKGKPVTPGFKSIRQPGVAVSVMFVLEDGHVVYGDCAVAQYAASGGREVPNTADALIKLIDKYVTPYFEGMDIKEFKSTAEKFDRYEFDGERLPASVRYGVTQAILEAVAYEQKLTMCEVILNEYHLPVDLTPVRINAQSGDERYTNVDKMILKKVGMMPHGLINNVEEKLGTDGQIFLDWVKWVTKRIKEIGDPDYKPVMRYDVYGCIGKAFNNDLDKVGEYLIKVAEACEPYDVFVEMPVDMKSNDKQLEAMKYLRQYLDKAGCRLKLIIDEYANTYEEIVQWVDAKGADMVQVKTIDLGGINNIVEADLYCKAHGVLAYQGGTCNQTDKAAIVCANLAVATKPFAMAGTPGMGVDEGVMIVHNEQERLLAILKAKQEGKL; from the coding sequence ATGAAAGTTAAGAAGGTACTTTGCGCTGAAGGTCTCACCGGATTTTATATGGATGACAAGGAAGCCATAAAGGCCGGTGCCAAGTCTGACGGCTTTGTATACAAAGGGAAGCCGGTAACGCCCGGATTCAAGAGCATACGCCAGCCCGGCGTCGCCGTTTCCGTCATGTTTGTACTGGAAGACGGGCACGTCGTGTACGGCGACTGCGCCGTCGCCCAGTATGCCGCTAGCGGCGGCCGCGAAGTCCCGAATACCGCGGATGCCCTCATAAAGCTCATTGATAAGTACGTCACGCCATACTTTGAGGGTATGGACATAAAAGAGTTTAAATCTACAGCGGAGAAGTTTGACCGTTACGAGTTCGACGGCGAGCGCTTGCCAGCCTCCGTGCGCTACGGCGTTACCCAGGCCATTCTTGAAGCTGTCGCTTACGAACAGAAGCTGACGATGTGCGAAGTCATACTCAACGAATACCATCTCCCCGTAGACCTTACGCCTGTACGCATCAACGCCCAGTCCGGCGACGAGCGCTATACGAACGTTGACAAGATGATCCTGAAGAAAGTCGGAATGATGCCGCACGGCCTTATCAACAACGTCGAAGAAAAGCTGGGTACCGACGGACAGATATTCCTTGACTGGGTAAAATGGGTCACAAAGCGCATTAAAGAGATCGGCGACCCCGATTACAAGCCTGTTATGCGCTACGACGTGTACGGATGCATCGGTAAGGCTTTCAACAATGATCTGGATAAAGTCGGCGAGTACCTCATCAAGGTTGCCGAAGCCTGCGAGCCCTATGACGTCTTTGTCGAGATGCCGGTCGATATGAAGTCGAACGACAAGCAGCTTGAAGCTATGAAGTACCTGCGCCAGTATCTGGACAAAGCCGGCTGCCGCCTAAAGCTGATCATCGACGAATACGCCAATACGTACGAAGAGATCGTACAGTGGGTCGATGCAAAAGGCGCCGACATGGTTCAGGTTAAGACTATCGACCTCGGCGGCATCAACAATATCGTAGAGGCCGACCTTTACTGCAAAGCCCACGGCGTACTTGCCTATCAGGGTGGCACCTGCAATCAGACTGACAAGGCAGCGATCGTATGCGCAAACCTCGCCGTCGCTACTAAGCCATTCGCCATGGCCGGAACTCCCGGTATGGGCGTAGACGAAGGCGTAATGATCGTTCATAACGAACAGGAGAGACTCCTCGCTATACTTAAAGCCAAACAGGAAGGGAAACTTTAG
- a CDS encoding TAXI family TRAP transporter solute-binding subunit — protein sequence MRKFLVAILSAAAVFSFVAMTPSAVIAADKVDLAISGGSIGGAWAAIGEGVGEVVRRSYPGSNTAYEVGQEAANLMLVSRGKVQLGIAHAQFIKMASEGKPPFKAKLENLRALCILYHDVMNHFIVKTDTGIASFADLKAKQYPLKAYFNTKDSFMDIVGQKVIEAEGLTQADIEKWGGFIKNSSMGAALDLMRDGKIDAYSNVIQIPSSHIVDAGTTLNLTLLGMTPEAQEKVNAELGTYSAVIPQSAYGFLEGDVPTVAASVVLFCNTDLPENEAYMILKSIYENFDYFRSIHGSLKDMTLETMEDVSPLELHPGAVKFFEEYKAK from the coding sequence ATGAGAAAGTTTCTAGTAGCGATTCTCTCAGCGGCGGCAGTTTTTTCCTTTGTAGCTATGACGCCTTCTGCCGTGATTGCGGCGGATAAGGTTGACCTGGCCATCAGCGGCGGATCGATCGGCGGCGCATGGGCGGCGATAGGAGAAGGCGTAGGAGAAGTCGTCAGACGCAGTTACCCCGGTTCAAATACGGCGTACGAAGTCGGACAGGAAGCTGCCAACTTGATGCTCGTTTCACGCGGGAAGGTCCAGCTTGGAATAGCCCACGCGCAGTTCATCAAAATGGCGTCAGAAGGAAAGCCTCCTTTTAAAGCAAAACTTGAAAACCTGCGCGCTCTCTGCATACTTTATCACGACGTTATGAATCATTTCATCGTGAAGACCGATACCGGCATAGCTTCTTTCGCCGACCTCAAGGCGAAACAGTATCCGCTTAAAGCGTATTTCAACACGAAGGACTCCTTCATGGACATCGTAGGTCAGAAAGTGATCGAAGCGGAGGGACTCACCCAGGCCGATATCGAGAAATGGGGCGGATTCATCAAAAACAGCTCTATGGGAGCTGCGCTCGACCTCATGCGCGACGGGAAAATAGACGCTTACAGCAACGTAATACAGATTCCGTCGAGCCACATAGTCGATGCTGGCACCACTCTTAATCTTACGCTGCTCGGCATGACTCCAGAGGCCCAGGAGAAGGTAAACGCCGAACTTGGAACATATTCGGCCGTTATCCCGCAGAGCGCGTACGGTTTCCTTGAGGGCGACGTCCCGACCGTCGCCGCGTCAGTGGTTCTTTTCTGCAACACAGATCTTCCTGAGAACGAAGCGTATATGATCCTTAAATCGATCTACGAGAATTTTGACTATTTCCGCAGCATCCACGGTTCTCTTAAAGATATGACTCTCGAGACCATGGAAGACGTCAGCCCGCTTGAGCTTCATCCCGGCGCTGTCAAGTTCTTTGAAGAGTATAAAGCGAAGTAA